A stretch of DNA from Rhodoluna sp. KAS3:
GCTTGTCTAAAAGTTGGGCTATCCCCGATAGTTGGGGTAAATCTACTGGTCTTCGATGATTCAGGCGCAGACCTAGCTCGCTGCATAATTTTGTGCCACGGCCACACCCAAGGCGCCGGCTGGTCTCAGCTATGTCAAATAGTTTCAGGCGCCCACTCGGGCCGCATCTTTGGCAGCAGCAAAAAGAGCATCGGAATCAAACGCAGCCAACTGTCAAAGTTGATCGGCGACCAGGCTAATTGCACGGTACTAATCACCCCAGACAGCGATGTAGGCAGAGAGGCTATTGCCGGAAACCGCATCCGGGCCAAGCAAGCGCTGGATGCCTGGAAGCAACTGTTTCGAGCACCGGGTTCTCTTGGGCTAGAGATCGCCAGCCACATCACTGAACCTGGTACCGAATACTCAGTAGACCAGAACCGCCGGCTACTGCAGCTTGCCGACGCACTATCGGTGCCTACGGTACTAACCAATTCGGTCAGATACCTCGACCCAGATGGTGCCCTGACTGCAGACATTCTGGATTCCGCGAGGCATTTGGAACCATTGGGTTACTTTAGGCCTCAACCCAACGCCCAGGCTTGGCTAAAACCCGGCGGGCTGATGCATGCGCTTGCTTTAGAAATAACTCAGGACCAAGCACGAGCCGGGCAACTGATTGAAACCACCAACAAATTGGCTGAACGATGCCGGCTTGATCCGGTAGCTGATTGCAGCTGGGGAAAGCCCAAAACTCCAGAGAAATCTGCCTTAGGAATAGACGGCAGCCCATTTGAGGTGCTTTGGCAAAAAGCACATGCCGGAATATCGCGCTACTACCCCACCGCGAGCCAAGCTGAGCTTCAGCAAATTCAGCATCGACTCGGGCAAGAGTTGATCACAATCAACAAACTGGGTTTTGCGACCTACTTTCTGACAGTCGCTGATGTTGCCCAGATGATTCGCGACATGAACATCCGCAGTCAAGCTAGAGGTTCGGGAGCTGGCTCGCTAACCAATTACCTACTAGGCATAAGTGGCGTAGATCCAATCGAACACGACTTACTGTTTGAACGCTTTCTCAGCACCGAAAGATCATCTCTGCCAGACATCGACATCGATGTAGAGTCAGCTCGAAGACACGACATCTATCGAGCAGTTTTCAAACGCTACGGCTCTAATCGCGTGACTCTGCTATCGATGCAAAGCAAATACCAAGGGCGCGGTGCAATGCGCGACTCTGGCCTGGCACTGGGGCTCAATGATGACCAAATTGATGAAATCGCCAAGAGCATGTGGCGTTTCAGCGCCAGAAATTTTAGAGGCGCACTGGCTACTAAACCAGAGCTAGCAAAATTTGCTGAAGAGGTAGAACAAGATCGGCAAATGAACCTGCTGGTAGACATAACCGAAAGGCTAGACCGGCTACCGAGGCACATATCGATGCACCCGTGCGGGGTAATCCTCGGAGACCTCAATCTGTTGCAGGTTACGCCGATCGAGCCGAGTGGCATGGGTCTACCAATGAGTCAGTTCGACAAAGACGACATGGACCCTATGGGTCTACTAAAACTCGACATCCTTGGCGTGCGCATGCAAAGCGCAATGGCCTATGCCGTTCGTGAGATAGAACGGGTTAGGGGCCAAAAGCTTGATCTAGATGCCATCCCTCGAGACGATCCGGATACTTTCAAACTAATCAGAACTACCAACACCCTAGGGATCTTCCAGATTGAAAGCCCCGGCCAGAGGGAACTAACCGGAAAACATCAACCAACCGAGTTCAACGACCTAACTATTCAGATTTCTCTCTTTAGACCAGGGCCGATGAAGGGCAATATGATTGCGCCCTATCTTGATGGCAGACATGGCTTTGCTAAGGCCGACTTCATTCACTCGGATCTAGAGCCGATCTTGCGAGAGACCTGGGGTGTGGTGATATTCCACGAGCACGTAATTCGAATCCTGAGCAAGATGACTGGGTGCAGTCTGGCCAAAGGCGATGAGATGAGGAGATCACTTGAGAACCCGCGACTAAAACCAGAAATTGAAAAATTCTTCAGATCTGAATCTGCTAATCGGGGCTATTCTCAGCCGGTTATTGAACGGGTTTGGTCAATTATCGAGGGCTTCAGCAGTTTCGGATTCTGCAAGGCACACGGAGCGGCCTTTGCCGTGCCTACCTATCAAAGTGCGTGGCTGAAGACCCATCACCCCACCGAATTTATGGCGGGGCTTTTCACCCATGACCCGGGCATGTACCCAAAGCGTCTTTTGCTCTCTGAGGCCCGGCGGCTAGGCGTGAAGTTGTTGCCGGTTGATGTAAATAAATCCACCGATGAATACCTCGTCGAAGAAGACGGGATCAGAATGGCAATCCACGAGATTCAGGGAATCAGTGAGGCTGAGGTGAAGCGAATACTGGAACACCGGCCGTATACAGACATTGGGGATTTTTATCTGCGCGCTAGACCGAGTAGAAGAACGCTCGAAAATCTGGCCCTAATCGGAGCACTGGACTCTCTGGCTAAAACAGAAAGCGGAAGCAATCGAGGAGACATACTGGCCAGGGTCAGGCAACTCAACGCGATTAAGAATCGGCCACTTCCCGAGTCCCAACAGCCAACCTTAGATTTCAATTTGATTGAGCAACTTCCACAGGGCAACCCAAACCCAAGTTCAGCGGAGCAAGTGGCTAGCGAACTAAGCATTTTGAAACTTGACGTTACCGAACATGTGCTTGAGCTCTATCGCCCAATGCTTGACGAAATGGGGGTTGTCAGGGCCGATGAACTGGTTGAGTTGCGCAGTAAAACCGAGGTTTTAGTGGCTGGAGTAAGGGTTGCAACCCAGACGCCACCTATGAAGTCGGGCAAACGCGTGGTTTTTGTTACCTTGGATGACGGTTCGGGATGCAGTGATAGTACATTTTTTGATGAAGCTCAAAAACGCTGCAGCCATATCCTGTTCAACACTCGACTAATTGTGATTGCCGGACAGACCAGGCGGACCGGCGTTAGGGGTGTTTCGATCATGGCTGAAAACGCCTGGGACATCAGAGAGCTTTGGAATCAGTGGCTAGCTAAACAAGCTGCAAGTTAGAAAGGCAAGTATGAACCGGCGCGACCAATTCTTCATTATGACCGCGGTCGGTTTGGCTACTCTGGCACCTTGCATTTGGCTATCCGGCGCAGCCGTCGACTACCCAGATACCAAAGCCCTAAACGATCAAATTGCAGCCTTGGGCGATGAAGAAGTAGTCATTGGCGAAATCTTTCCGGGCGCCTGGAAATCAATCGACGTTACCTGCGCTGAAGACTCGACCCAGACACTGAAATTCGTCACAAACTCGGAGTCTCAAAATCTAAATACTCCGCGTTTCAAACTTCCCCTAGAAACACTAAATCTGTGTGCCGAAGGCTCAAAGTCCTTAGAACACACAGATTCAGTAGCGCTAAAAAACTAATTCAAATTAGTCGCGATTAAAGATTGCGAGCAACCGCAGAATCTCTAGGTAAAGCCAGATCATCGACGCGGTCAAACCAAATGCCGCACGCCACTCATTCTCAACCGGCATACCGCGACGGGAACCGTCAACGATCGCCTCAAAGTCAAGGTTTAGGGTGAATGCTGCAAGCACTACGCCCGCGAGCCCAGCCAACCAAGCAAAGCCTGAAGAGTAAACGCCAGCGTTGCCAGCAATCATTCCAACGATGAGGTTGATGATCGCAAAGCCCATGTAACCCATCAGAGCAAAAGTCATTACTCGAGTGAATCGGGCGTTCACCTTGATCCAACCAAAACGGTAAGCGGCGAACATGGCACCCGCGGTAGCAAAAGTACCAAGTACAGCATTTTGAACAATGCCCGGATACTGAGCCTCATAAATCGCCGAGATTCCACCGATGACTACACCTTCTACAGCGGCGTACGCGATGATTACTGCCGGACGAACCTGCTTTGAAAAGGTTGCCCAAAGACCGAGGCCAAGGCCAACAAAGAGCGCAGGCATGAACAGAGCCTGTAGCGCAGGAATCACCCAGGTTGCCGCAGCAGTTGCCACCAAAATAAGGAACAAGCCAAACACCTTGCCGGCAGTACCCTCTACGGTCATCTTTGGGGTCGAGGTAATTTTTGCGAACTCAGCGTCAACTGCGGCCTGATCAATTCGGGCAGCTTCGACACCGGTCTGCATTGCACGATTAAAAAGTGGGTTGTGTGAAATAGACATGGCTAAATTTTATGAGAGTTGTCTGGCAATTTGCTGAACATGTTCACCAGCAATTGTGTGCCCACCCGGATGCATCAATAGCTCAACCTTGGCGCCCAAACCCACAAACTCCTGAATCATTGCTTCAGTTCGTTCCGGCGGCGAATAGTGATCTTGCTCTCCGTTCGCAATCCAAACGCGCTTACCGACCAGACTTGGCAATTTCTTGAAAGGTGTTTTCTCAAACGACTTGGTCGTACCGAAGGCCACGATTCCTTTGAGCGCGTCCGGCTGTAACAGCAACATGGCACCGGCTGCGTTAGCGCCATTAGAAAAACCAACCGCGTAGACATTCTCTGAGTCGAACCCATATTCCCCCGAGGCCACCCATAGAAACTCGGCTAGCTCAGCCGAGTTGCGGACAATACCAGCCTCGTCAAAACTGCCATCTTCGTAACGCATGAAGAAACGGTTAGCGCCCTCAGCACGCACAAGACCTCGGGGCGACAACAAGTTCGCGTTTGGATCAAGAGCCTTACCAAGCGGAAGGAGGTCGAACTCATCAGCGCCCGAACCATGCAGTAACAGCAGGGTTCTAGACCCTGCAACGTCATTTGCTGGGCGCCATACGTGCGGCCGAGTTAAGTCAGATGCTGAGATAGCCATTGCGAATTACTGCTTGATACCTAAACAGCCTTGGAGTCGAACTCAGCCAGGATCTCAGCAGCAATCGAGGTGCCACAGCGAGAAGCACCCGCTTCAATAAAATCGACCACCTGATCAAGAGTCCTGACACCACCTGATGCCTTGACCTTTAATCTGTCTCCTACACAGCTCTTCATCAGGGCAACGTGCTCTAGCGTCGCTCCCGCGGCAGCAAAGCCAGTAGAGGTCTTTACGTAGTCGGCACCGCCTGCCTCGGTGAGTTTGCAGGCTGTGGCAATTTGCTCATTGGTTAGCAAGGCGGTTTCAAAAATAACCTTGACGATGATTGATTCGCGCGACTCTCTGGCAGCCGAAACTACGGCCGCAATATCAGCCTCAACGAAATCTAGGTCACCTGAAATCAGCGCAGAAACATTCAGCACCATGTCGATTTCGGTAGCACCCAGAGATATTGCCTCCTGAGTCTCAAAAACCTTGGTGGCGGTTGTAGTTGATCCGTGTGGAAACCCAATCACGGTGCACACTGGCACTTCGGACTGCTTCAAAACCTCGTGAGCCACAGCAACATCCATCGGACGAATGCAGTAAGAAGCAACATCCTCATCGAGGGCAACTTTGGCACCAACGGTTACATCGGTGTAGCTTGCATTCGGCTTCAAAACCGAGTGGTCAAGCGTCTTGGCAATTTGGGTTCGGGTGAGTCCGCGGTAAGTCTTTGACATGCCTTCAGTTTACGCTTGACTCATGCGCATCACGGTTCAAGTCAAACCGGGCTCAAAAAAGGGGCCACTGATTGAGAATTCCCCCGATGGAACCCTAGTGGTCTTTCTTCAACAGCGGGCCGTCGATGGCGCGGCTAACGAGGGGCTTATCGCCCTGTTGGCTAAACACTTCGGCGTTTCAAAGTCGAGAGTGTTCATAGAAGCTGGGCATGCATCACGCATTAAACGAGTCTCAATCGACAACTAGAAAAGGACAGCTATGAAGATTGCAATGGCAAACGATCACGCAGGGCGTGGACTAAAAAATGAAATCAAGACATTGCTAGAGAGCTGGGGCCACGAGGTAGTCGATTTCGGCACCCACACCGATGACCCAGCTGATCTTCCAGACTTTGTCTATCCGGCAGCGATGGCGGTAGCTCGCGGAGAGGTAGACCGCGGCATTTTCGTCGACGGTGTTGGTTACGGTAGCGCCATGATAGCTAATAAGGTGTCGGGAGTTTATGCGGCAGTTTGCCAGGATTCATTCTGCGCTGAGTTGGCCCGGTCCCACTCTGACACCAACGTTTTGTGCCTCGGCGGAAAAATCATCGGTTCGGCTATTGCCCTCGAAATCGTTCGAGTCTGGATGGAGACCGAATGGCTTGGACGCGACGAACCGAAGTACGCCCGCAGAGTACAAAAAGTTGTGGACATCAATAATGCCCAGTTGGTAGCCGTAAAGTAGCTTGTTTCGGCTGACCCGGTTAAACGAAATTCCCACCAAATGTATGGTGGGAATTTTCGTTTGTGGACCCGACGGGATTTGAACCCGTGACCCCCTGCATGCCATGCAGGTGCGCTACCAGCTGCGCCACGGGCCCGATCGTTGCCGAGGCAACTTTGATAGTTTACAACAAGTTTTCAGCTGCCGGAACTATGTCCAACTTAACCACTGGCTGGTCGCTGTAAAGACGCTCTAGTGAATAGAACATGCGGTCTTCTTCATGCATGACGTGGCAAACAACATCGCCAAAGTCAAGAAGAATCCAACGCCCTAGTTCTTTACCTTCGCGGTGTAGCAACTTGAAGCCGTTCTCAAGCATGACTTCTTCGATGTTGTCAGAGATTGCCGATACCTGACGTTCGTTTCGGCCAGAAGCCAATACGTAGATGTCGGTGAGCGGCATTACCGCTGTGATGTCGAGAGCAATGATGTTTTCGGCCAATTTATCTGCGGCGGCATTGGCTGCTAGATTGGCGGTTTTGATTGCTTGAGCGGTTGCGGTCACGATGTCCTTAGATTACTTGAAGATACCAAGCATATACGCTCCGAGCACTAATCCGCCCATAGTGACCATAAGCACAGAGATTGTAGTAACCAGATAAACCTGATTTTGCCCCTTGGCCAGCTTGACCGGAACAACGTTAACCTTGGCTGAGCGACCCACTACCCCAGCGGCACTAAGTGGCTCAACGTTCGAGACCGAGCCGCTAATACTGTCAATAGCTAATGCTTCATCGGTGTAATTGGCGTCCTGAATCGCCTCGAACTCACCGGTGTTGGTGGTTAGTTGTGGCAGTTCAATTGCTCCGGTGCGCAACCACTCACCTGTCTCACCAATCGCCCCAGATAGGTCATCGATGCTGGCAACCTTATCCAACACAATTGTTGCCGAAGCCGTATCGGTGGTCAGATTTGGTGAAACATCAAACAGTGGTGCGGATTCCTCTTGGTCAGCCTCAACTTCTTCTGGCACAACCGCTTCTAGCTCAATTTCTTCTGACTCAACCGTCTCGAGATCAACGATGGCAGGAGCGTCGACCGCTGGTGAGGCAATGATCTCGACGGCCTGGGTTGGAGTCTTCTCAAAGCCGGGTAGCGGCTTGCCTAAGCGCGCCGCCTCGCTCAGCTGCTCGCGAGTAATGAACTGACCGTCGGTCACTTGTTCCCCTCATAAAGTTGGTGCTCAGTAATGTAATCAAGAACCGCATCCGGTAGCAGATACCTGGTTGGCTTACCCTGAAGAACTCTCTCGCGAATGTCGGTTGAAGAGATAGCCAAGGCAGAAATTTCAACCAAGGTCACTGCGTCCTCTGCACCCCGAGGTACGGAAAGCTCATGACCTGGCCTCGAAACACCGATGAATTTTGCCAGTTTCAGGAGTCGTTCCGGATCCTTCCAGCTAAAGATATCAGCTAGCGCGTCTGCACCGGTAATGAAGAAAAGTTCAGCTTCTGGGTTTTCGGCGGCAATGTCTGCCACGGTGTCGACGGCATAAGTTGCTCCGCTCCGGTCAACGTCAACCCGACTAACTGAGAAATCGGGATTTCCCTCGATCGCCAACCGGGTCATTTCGAAGCGGTGAGCAGCATCAGAAACTGAGTTTTTTTGCCAAGGCTGCCCGGTCGGAACGAAAACAACGTGATCCAGATTCAGCGCGAATGCGACCTCGTTGGCCGCAACCAAGTGGCCGTAGTGAATTGGGTCAAAGGTGCCACCCATCACTCCCAATCGAGCGTGGCTCATTCGGCTAACCCGTCGAAGTGTTTAGTGGTGTGAGTTAGAGTCAGTTGACTTGTGGTCGTGACGGTTTGCAACGTCGCGGTATGACCAGGTGATCAGACCCAAAAGCACGAACACACCCATCGCAATTACACCAAAGTAAACGGCTGGGAATGGAAGAGTCACAAAAGCTTCGTGCTCACCCTCAACTGCTGCTGCAAGAATCGCGTTCAATTTTTCTCCTAAGAACTTATTCCAGAATAACCTAGCCAGAGACCTTTAGGCTCTAACCTGACCAGTTCCGCGGACTAGCCACTTGGTTGAGGTCAGCTCAGGCAGGCCCATTGGTCCACGTGCGTGAAGCTTTTGGGTCGAAATACCAACTTCGGCGCCGAAACCAAACTCTCCGCCATCGGTGAATCGAGTCGATGCGTTGACCATGACGGTCGAGGCGTCAACTTCGTTCAGAAAACGCTCTGCGTTGGTCACATTTTCGGTAATAATCGCTTCGGTGTGCTTGGTCGAATACTGGGCGATGTGCACCAAGGCCTCATCTAGGTCTTTCACCACGCGAACCGCAATGTCTAGGTCGTGATACTCGGCAGACCAGTCGTCTTCTGTTGCCGGAATCGCCGCAAAAAAGGCATCCTGAGTTGCCTCATCACCGTGAATTCGAACACCAGACTCAGCCAGGCGATCAAGAACAGCCGGAAGAATCCGCTCCACAGCATTCTCGTGAATCAATAGGGTTTCGGCGGCATTACACACTGATGGGCGCTGCACCTTGGCATTGTGCACAATCTCAACAGCCCAGTCCAACCGTGCGGTTTCGTCGATGTAGATGTGCACGACTCCATCGCCAGTTTGAATTACCGGAACCTTGGCCTCATCAACGACCTGACGAATCAGACCGGCACCGCCGCGTGGAATCAAGACATCGATCAAACCCACCGCGCGCATCATCTCAACGCCGCCATCTCGACCAAACTCGTCGACAGTCTGGATCGCGGCACTGTCGAGACCGGCAAGAGCAAGGGCATCCTGCAGGAGCGCGACTAGCACAGCATTGGTGTTTTCGGCAGCGCGGCCACCTCTAAGCACAGTTGCATTCCCGCTCTTGATTGCCAGAACCGCAATGTCAATGGTCACATTCGGGCGGGCCTCGTAAATTACCCCGATAACGCCAAGTGGAACTCGAACCTGAGTGAGTTTTAGAGCATTTGGTAGAGACATGCCACGGATTACATCGCCAATCGGGTCCGGTAGCGCGATGATGTCTCGAACGGCGTCTGCAATGGCCTGAATTCGACCGTGATCTAACCTCAAACGGTCTTGGAGGCTATCGGTCATACCCTCAGCCTGGCCTTTGGCAAGGTCTTTGGCATTAGCTGCGATGATTTCATCCGCGCGAACCGGAAGCAGTTCAGCAATCTGACGCAGTGCCTCATTTTTTGTGGCAGTTGATGCCTGACCCAAAGAAGCCGAAGCTCCCTTCGCGAGGCGAATTTTCTCAATTGCAGTAACCATGGAATTAGCCTATTCGGGTTAGTTATTGATTGAAGGGTCAGACTCAAACCAGGTGCCAACCTCGGCACCAAGTAAGGCCTCTGAGACAAGGTCGGTGCTGGTCAGCAACACGGATACGCCTGAATCGGTGGCAATGCGTGCCGCAGAAACCTTGGTAACTGCACCCCCGGTGCCAACGACAGAACTGCTTCCGCCGATTTCAATACCTGAAAGATCCTCGTCAAAGCCGACATAATCGATGCGCTTGGCACCAGGCTTTGCCGGTGGCATGTCGTAGAGCGCATCAACATCGCTGAGCAGAATCAAGGCATCAGCCTTAACCAAAGCAGCGACCAGTGCCGCGAGCCGATCGTTGTCGCCAAAACGAATCTCTTGGGTGGCAACGGTGTCATTTTCGTTGACAATCGGCAAGACGCGAAGAGAAACGAGTCTGTCCATGGCGTGCCGTGCATTCTCGCGGGTTTCTTGAGCTTCAAGGTCACCAGAAGTTAGCAGGACCTGACCAGCAACAATTCCGTACTTCTCGAGGCTCTGCTGGTAACGAGAGATCAGTCGGCTTTGCCCCACTGAGGCCAAGGCTTGCGAGGTAGGTAGATCTTCAGGCTTAGTTTCAAAGCCCAGCAAAGGCATTCCGGTCGCGATTGCACCAGAAGACACCAGGATTACCTCAGTGCCGCGCTGGTGAGCAGCAGCCAGTGCGTCTACTAGCAGCTCAAGTTTGCCTTCGTTGGCACCACTGATTGAAGATGATCCAACTTTGACAACAACTCGCTTAGCCGCAGCCAGTTCGCTTCTGTCCTGAAGTCCCAATTAGTCTTCCTTTTCGAAGTCCTCAGGTGCTGACCAAATTCCGGCCACACCCTCTTTGCGCATTTCCTCACGCAATTCTGCCTTAGCATCCATGCGTTCTTTGTAGGTTGCGCGGCGTTCCTTGGTGGTACGGCGTTCGCGCATGTCAAAACGGGCGTCAGTTCCGCGTGGACCAGCAATTAGTTCTGCATTCGAGGCAATCGCAGGCTCCCAGTCAAAGACGATGCCCTTGTCTGGACCGATCACAACGGTAGAACCGGCGACAGCACCAGCCTTGAAAAGCTCTTGCTCGAGGCCAATCTTGCCCAAGCGGTCAGCCAAGTAACCAATCGCTTCTTCGTTGGCAAAGTTGGTTTGGTGAACCCAACGCTCTGGCTTCGGACCTAGGACTCGGAAGATTTCCTCTCCTCCGATTTCCTCGCGACGAATCTCAAACTTTGATTCATCGCGCTTTGCCTGCATCAGGTGGATGCGTGGCTTAACAGGTTCGGCTTCTTTTTCACGACGGGCATCTTCAACCAGCTTGGCCAAGGCAAAGTTAAGCTCACGAAGACCCTCTTTGCTTACTGCCGAGATGATGAAGACCTTGTACCCGCGGGCCTCTAGATCTGGTCGAACGAATTCAGCTAGTTCCTTGGCGTCAGGAACATCGGCCTTATTGAGTGCAATTAGTTGAGGGCGCTTGGTAAGCGGAATCTCACCCTCAGGCACCTCATAGGCATCAAGCTCCTTGAGAATTTTGTCCAAATCGGTGATTGGGTCACGGTTTGGCTCGAGGGTTGCACAGTCAATTACGTGAAGCAAGGCTGCACAACGCTCGACGTGGCGAAGGAACTGTAGACCAAGCCCCTTACCCTCGCTGGCACCTTCGATTAGACCTGGAACATCGGCGATAGTGAATCGAGTGTCACCGGCCTGAACCACACCTAGGTTTGGGTGCAAAGTTGTGAACGGGTAGTCGGCAATCTTTGGGCGGGCTGCAGACAGCGCCGCGATCAGCGATGACTTGCCGGCGCTTGGATAACCAACCAGAGCAACATCCGCAACGCTCTTGAGCTCGAGGATGATGTCCCCGCGCCATCCTGGTACACCAAACAGTGCAAAACCAGGCGCCTTACGCTTTGAGCTGGATAGTGCGGCATTTCCAAGGCCACCGATTCCGCCCTCAGCGATGATTAGCTCAACGCCAGGCTCATCAAGGTCGGCGATGACTCTTCCGCGGGCGTCCTTCACTACGGTTCCTACTGGAACCGAAAGCTGGAGGCTTTCACCATGGTGACCATTTCTGAAATCGCCGGCGCCGTCGCCGCCGTCACCAGCAGCGCGGTGAGGGTGAAAGTGGAAATCCAAAAGCGTGGTGACGTTTGGATCGGAAATCAGGCTGATGCTGCCGCCCTTGCCACCGTCGGCACCATCTGGGCCAGCAAGTGGCTTGAACTTTTCACGCTTTACAGAAACACAGCCGTCTCCGCCATCGCCGGCGCGCACGTGAAGGGTCACTTGGTCGACAAATGAAACCAAGATGTCCTCCTAAGGTCTAAATAATTTGTTTCAAGAAACAGGAAAGGCGAGCCAAAGGCTCGCCTCCCGATAAAACTAATAAAACTAAGCGGCCTCAACCACGTTTACAACGCGACGGCCACCCTTGGTACCGAATGCAACTGAGCCAGCTGAAAGAGCGAACAGAGTGTCGTCCTTACCCTTGCCAACGTTTGCACCTGGGTGGAAGTGGGTTCCGCGCTGACGAACTAGGATCTCGCCTGCGTTTACTTCTTGACCTGCGTAGCGCTTAACACCAAGACGCTGAGCGTTTGAGTCGCGGCCGTTTCGGGTCGAGCTAACACCTTTTTTGGAAGCCATTTTGTGTCAGTCCTTTACTTAATCTCAGTGACCTGGACGCGAGTAAGGTCTGCACGGAAACCCTGACGCTTCTTGTAACCGGTCTTGTTCTTGTACTTCTGGATGATGATCTTTGGACCACGTAGGTCGTTTAGGACCTCAGCGGTTACCTTTACCTTGGCAAGTGCCTTGGCATCGGTTGTGACCTTGTCGCCATCAACTAGAAGAAGAGCTGCTAGCTCAATCTTGCCGTTGGCGTCAGCCTTGATACGGTCGAGAGTCACGATGGTGCCTACTGACACCTTCTCTTGACGGCCGCCTGCGCGGACTACTGCGTAAACCACAGATCTACCCTTTGTTCGAAAGTCTTATGTTGTTGCATATGCGAATACTCAGCAAGGCAACGAGGATTTAGTCTACCCTGCCAAACGGCTGGGGTCAAACCTATTTACTCGGCAGTTTGCTGATTTGCTGAATTTTCAGCGGGTGCCGCGGCACCGGCGCTAGTTGCACGACGCGGCTTGCGTCGGCCCTGGCCCGGAGCTTTAGGCTCTGGAAGCGCCTCAAGGACTGCCTCCAGAAGTTTTTCGGTCTCAACCTTTGGCTGCGCGTCTGAAACGACCTTGGCTGTAGGCAATGAAATAGGCGACTCTTCGCCGGCAGCCTCATGTGCTGCCACCGTAGAAGCAGCAATCTTGGTAATCACGCTGTTCAACTCAACCGCTCGCTCAGGAGTCACGACCTTGGCGACCTCTTGCTTTTGGTTTGAACCGCGGTTGCGCTTTTTACCCTGGCCCTGCTGGTTCTGCTGAGGCTTGGAATCATCGAGTACGTGGTTCTTGGAGCGCATAATTGGCTCGTGGTGCACAATCACACCGCGACTTGCACATGCTTCACATGGCTCGCTGAAGGCCTCAAGAAGTCCGATGCCGAGCTTCTTTCGAGTCATCTGAACCAGACCCAGTGAGGTTACCTCGGCAACCTGGTGCTTGGTGCGGTCACGACTTAGGCATTCCATCAGACGGCGCTGTACTAGATCACGGTTGGACTCTAGGACCATGTCGATGAAG
This window harbors:
- a CDS encoding glutamate-5-semialdehyde dehydrogenase; the protein is MVTAIEKIRLAKGASASLGQASTATKNEALRQIAELLPVRADEIIAANAKDLAKGQAEGMTDSLQDRLRLDHGRIQAIADAVRDIIALPDPIGDVIRGMSLPNALKLTQVRVPLGVIGVIYEARPNVTIDIAVLAIKSGNATVLRGGRAAENTNAVLVALLQDALALAGLDSAAIQTVDEFGRDGGVEMMRAVGLIDVLIPRGGAGLIRQVVDEAKVPVIQTGDGVVHIYIDETARLDWAVEIVHNAKVQRPSVCNAAETLLIHENAVERILPAVLDRLAESGVRIHGDEATQDAFFAAIPATEDDWSAEYHDLDIAVRVVKDLDEALVHIAQYSTKHTEAIITENVTNAERFLNEVDASTVMVNASTRFTDGGEFGFGAEVGISTQKLHARGPMGLPELTSTKWLVRGTGQVRA
- the proB gene encoding glutamate 5-kinase translates to MGLQDRSELAAAKRVVVKVGSSSISGANEGKLELLVDALAAAHQRGTEVILVSSGAIATGMPLLGFETKPEDLPTSQALASVGQSRLISRYQQSLEKYGIVAGQVLLTSGDLEAQETRENARHAMDRLVSLRVLPIVNENDTVATQEIRFGDNDRLAALVAALVKADALILLSDVDALYDMPPAKPGAKRIDYVGFDEDLSGIEIGGSSSVVGTGGAVTKVSAARIATDSGVSVLLTSTDLVSEALLGAEVGTWFESDPSINN
- the obgE gene encoding GTPase ObgE; amino-acid sequence: MVSFVDQVTLHVRAGDGGDGCVSVKREKFKPLAGPDGADGGKGGSISLISDPNVTTLLDFHFHPHRAAGDGGDGAGDFRNGHHGESLQLSVPVGTVVKDARGRVIADLDEPGVELIIAEGGIGGLGNAALSSSKRKAPGFALFGVPGWRGDIILELKSVADVALVGYPSAGKSSLIAALSAARPKIADYPFTTLHPNLGVVQAGDTRFTIADVPGLIEGASEGKGLGLQFLRHVERCAALLHVIDCATLEPNRDPITDLDKILKELDAYEVPEGEIPLTKRPQLIALNKADVPDAKELAEFVRPDLEARGYKVFIISAVSKEGLRELNFALAKLVEDARREKEAEPVKPRIHLMQAKRDESKFEIRREEIGGEEIFRVLGPKPERWVHQTNFANEEAIGYLADRLGKIGLEQELFKAGAVAGSTVVIGPDKGIVFDWEPAIASNAELIAGPRGTDARFDMRERRTTKERRATYKERMDAKAELREEMRKEGVAGIWSAPEDFEKED
- the rpmA gene encoding 50S ribosomal protein L27, with the protein product MASKKGVSSTRNGRDSNAQRLGVKRYAGQEVNAGEILVRQRGTHFHPGANVGKGKDDTLFALSAGSVAFGTKGGRRVVNVVEAA
- the rplU gene encoding 50S ribosomal protein L21, translating into MVYAVVRAGGRQEKVSVGTIVTLDRIKADANGKIELAALLLVDGDKVTTDAKALAKVKVTAEVLNDLRGPKIIIQKYKNKTGYKKRQGFRADLTRVQVTEIK